Within the Bacillus sp. FSL K6-3431 genome, the region TAGGTACGTCCTTCTACTAAGGAAAAGGGATCCTCTGTTAGGACAAGGAACCTCTGTTAAGATCGCTCACTTCCTGTGAGCAACACAGAGGCCTGCACATCGTGTGCAAGTACGTCCTGTGAGCAACGTAGAGATTCAGCACATCGTGTGCAAGTCCGGTTCTCACGTATTAAAAGAATACGTGAGAACCTCAAAACCTTCGCACCTCGAACTTATTGTTCCTAATTTGGAGCTTTTTTGAATACTCATTTAAATAATGTTATAGACAGTTCCTTATGTTTTTATATAACAAAAGGGGGGCGGTGTTTGTGAAAAGTGTTGATCATATTGGAATAGCAGTAAAGTCTATAGAAGATACTTTACCTTTTTATACTAAAACCCTCGGGTTAAATTGTATTGCAATGGAGGAGGTAGTATCAGAGCAAGTCAGAGTAGCTTTTCTCGAAGCGAAAAATGTTAAAATTGAATTATTGGAATCAACGAATCCAACAGGTGCGATTTCTAAATTTATTGAAAAACGTGGAGAAGGAATTCATCATATTGCCTTTAATGTTCATTCCATTGAGCATCGGATTGATGAGATTAAAGAACAAGGTTTTCGAATGTTAAATGATATTCCAAAACAAGGTGCTGCTGGTGCGATGGTTGCTTTTATGCATCCAAAGTCGAGTCATGGAGTTTTGTATGAATTCTGCGAAAAAAAGCCGCTGGAGGGGACGGGCAGTGACTGATATTTATAAAAAGATAAATAATCTTTACGATCGTAGACGAGAAGCAGAATTAGGTGGCGGAGATGAGCGGATACAAAAGCAGCATGAAAAAGGAAAATTAACAGCAAGAGAGCGAATCGATTTATTAGTAGATCCCGGTTCCTTTGTCGAGTTAAATCCCTTTATGGAACATCGATCAACTGATTTTGGGTTGGAAAAGATGAAATATCCAGGCGATGGTGTCGTCACAGGTTACGGAAAAGTAAATGGTCGGAATATTTTTCTGTTTTCTCAAGATTTTACGGTATTTGGTGGTGCATTAGGAGAAATGCATGCGGAAAAGATTGCAAAAGCAATGGACTTGGCAGCTAAAAACGGTGCACCATTTATCGGCCTAAATGATTCCGGTGGTGCGAGAATACAAGAAGGCGTTGTATCTTTGGATGGATATGGGCATGTTTTTTATCGAAATGCTATTTATTCAGGGGTAATCCCACAAATATCGGTAATAATGGGACCATGTGCTGGTGGAGCGGTTTATTCTCCAGCAATTACTGATTTTGTGTTTATGGTTGATCATTCAAGCCAAATGTTTATTACGGGCCCTAAAGTCATTGAAACTGTGACAGGAGAAAGTATTTCTTCTGAAAATTTAGGTGGTTCGAAGGTCCATAATGTGATTAGCGGCAACGCTCATTTCCGTGCTGAAAGCGAGAATCAGGTATTGAAAATGGTTCGTAAACTACTTTCATACTTGCCACAGAATAACCAAGGAAAACCGACCCTAATAGATTCCGATGCAAAAGAGGATTTACGACCTGAACTGGCAGAACTTGTTCCTTTTGATGCAATTAGACCTTATGATGTCCGGTCAGTAATAAATGAAATTGTCGATGAACTATCTTTTTTTGAGGTTCACAAAGAATTCGCCAAGAATATTGTGGTTGGTTTCGCGAAGATTCGTGGTGAGGTGATTGGTCTTGTATGCAACCAGCCCAAAGTTATGGCTGGTAGTCTCGATATTAATTCTTCAGATAAAGCAGCAAGGTTTATCCGGTTTTGTGATTCTTTCAATATTCCGATCATTACATTTGAAGATGTATCAGGTTTTTTTCCGGGAATTAAACAGGAACATGGTGGTATCATTAGACATGGAGCTAAAATTTTGTATGCTTATTCAGAAGCAACTGTGCCAAAAATCACAGTTATTTTACGCAAAGCATATGGTGGGGCTTATGTTGCACTAAATAGTAAAGCAATTGGAGCAGACCTCGTGTATGCGTGGCCAAATGCAGAAATTGGTGTAATGGGTCCTCATGGTGCGGCAAATATTATTTTTGCTCGTGATATCCAAAATAGCGAAAATCCCGAAAGTACTAGGGCTGAAAGAATTGAAGAGTATCGAGAAAAATTTGCCAATCCATATATTGCTGCTGCAAGAGGGATGGTAGACGATGTAATTGATCCGCGAGAAACGAGAATAAAACTTATTCAGGCTTTAGAAATGCTACGTAACAAACAAGAAGAGAGACCAAAGAAAAAGCATGGAAACATGCCGATGTAGTGAAGTTTTAACTTCATTTAGCAGAAGTCCCCACTTCTATAAGTGGCGGGATGAATGCGATTTACCTAATTCAGTGGGAATGCAAACTCCGGCGGATGTCACAGATTTTCAGAGGAAGTTTATCGAGCGAGCTCGATAAATTCTAGACGCAATTCCCGCCAAGGCGTAATTGATACTAAATAGAAACGATGGAGGTCATACATATGATTAATGAAGAACGGTTACTAAATGAATTTCTCGAATTGGTACAAATTGATTCAGAAACTAAAAATGAAGCGGAAATAGCCAAAGTATTAAAACAAAAATTTGAAGCACTGGGTGTACATGTTTTTGAAGATGATACAACAGAACAAACGGGGCACGGGGCTGGAAATCTAATTTGTACACTTGAAGGGACAAAAAAAGATGTGGATTCCATTTATTTCACCTCACATATGGATACGGTTTTTCCTGGGAATGGTGTGAAACCATCGGTTGAAAACGGGTATGTCATCACAGATGGAACGACGATTTTGGGTGCAGATGATAAAGCTGGGCTTGCCGCAATGTTTGAGGCTATTCGTGCCTTAAAAGAAGAGAGTATATCGCATGGTAGCATTCAGTTTATCATTACTGTTGGCGAGGAATCAGGTCTTGTAGGTGCGAAAGCGCTCGATTCTTCCTTTATAAAAGCAAAATACGGATTTGCGTTGGACAGTGATGGAGAAGTCGGCAATATCATTATTGCTGCACCTACTCAAGCTAAAATAACTACAGAAATACATGGGAAGACTGCGCATGCTGGAGTAGCTCCGGAAAAAGGAGTATCCGCGATTACGATTGCCGCAAAAGCTGTTGCGAAGATGCCGCTTGGTAGAATTGATGAGGAAACAACTGCTAATATAGGTCGCTTTGAAGGTGGACAAGCTACAAATATCGTAGCGGATCAAGCTTTTGTACTTGCAGAAGCAAGATCATTAGTGCCGGAGAAAATGGATGCACAAGTGGAAAAAATGAAAACAGCTTTTGAAGAAGTCGCCAATCAAATGGGTGGAAAGGCAATAGTCGATGTTGAAATCATGTACCCAGGATTTAAATATGGGGATGGAGATCAAGTCGTTGAAATTGCTAAAAAAGCGGCGAAGGAAATCGGCCGTGAGCCTAAATTATTAACTAGTGGTGGAGGTAGTGATGCCAATATTATTGCAGGTTTTAATATCCCGACTGTAAACCTTGCTGTTGGCTATGAAGAAATTCACACAACTAGTGAAAGAATGCCTATAAAGGAATTAACAAAACTTGCGGAAATGGTAGTTGCTGTTGTGAAAGAAGTCGCGAAATAATAAATAGAGGGCAGGCTGTTTAAAACAGCCTGCATATAAAAAAAGGGAGTGATAAATTTGTCCGAAAAAGTGGTTATTTTTAATGCTGGTAATGAGGATTATGCCATCGCTATTTCATATGTTATTTCGATAGAAAAATTAGATCATATTAACCCTGTCCCACATTTGCCTGAATATATGAGGGGAATAACAAAATCACGAGACACATTGATTCCAGTTTTGGATTTAGGTAGTATTTTATATGATTCTAGAACAGCCATTGACGGTGATTCACGAATGATCGTTATTCATACTGAAGAGCTATCATTTGGGCTACTTGTAAAAGAGGCAAAGGAAATAATTGAGATTCCAACTGAGGCGCAGAACCAACTCGGTCTTATTGCTTATCAGAAAACAAAATACTTTTCTTCTATCGCCAATTTAGAAGATAGATTGATAACGATGATTGATCCGGCTGCAATGATTGAGGTTTCGGAAGGAATTAAAGAAATAAAAGACTATTTAATAGAGCAGAAACAAGATGCCAAAGGAAATATTGTTTGTAGCTAATTAAAAATAAGATTTCTGACTTACAAAACCTTATTATAAAGGCTAGTAAGTCTTTTTTATATTCAGGAATTCAACGTTCTTTTCCGAGTGCGTTTCGTACGTTAGAGTGACTGAAAAGCGACTTCTGTGTTTATAAATTTGGAGATACCCAAACTGGGTAGAGAAAATGGTTTTTCCATCTAATCGAAAAGATAGTTCGGAATAGCTTAATAGAAGGCTGAATTTTATAAATACATTTCAAGCAAATCCATTTAATATTAATTCTATGAAGCCGATTGACCATTACTGATTTAACTTTATTAAAGGTGGTGTGTTAAAAAATATAATCATGGATCTGAGTAGTCTTTTACTACAAAATTAGAGAGGAGAAGAAGTATGAATAAAAAAGTAAGTCTTTTACTTGTTATTTTTATGATCATATTTGGACAGGCAATCAGCTCTCCTGAGTCCGTTTTTGCGGAAAAAGAAAAAAATGAACTTGAAGGAATCAATGGATTAAAAGGAGATTACTATGTAAGTTCTGGAAAAGGGAAGTTTGATTTTCATGAACTTAAATCCACTGTTGTTGATGGAAATATTCATTATCCTGATTTGGATCCTATACTTAAGTCATTAACTAATCAAGACAATGATGTTAACGTCAGGTGGACGGGACAAATTCGGCCGGAGTATTCAGAAGACTACACTTTTTATATGATTGGAGATAACGGTTTTAGACTATGG harbors:
- a CDS encoding chemotaxis protein CheW; this encodes MINLSEKVVIFNAGNEDYAIAISYVISIEKLDHINPVPHLPEYMRGITKSRDTLIPVLDLGSILYDSRTAIDGDSRMIVIHTEELSFGLLVKEAKEIIEIPTEAQNQLGLIAYQKTKYFSSIANLEDRLITMIDPAAMIEVSEGIKEIKDYLIEQKQDAKGNIVCS
- a CDS encoding M20/M25/M40 family metallo-hydrolase; translated protein: MINEERLLNEFLELVQIDSETKNEAEIAKVLKQKFEALGVHVFEDDTTEQTGHGAGNLICTLEGTKKDVDSIYFTSHMDTVFPGNGVKPSVENGYVITDGTTILGADDKAGLAAMFEAIRALKEESISHGSIQFIITVGEESGLVGAKALDSSFIKAKYGFALDSDGEVGNIIIAAPTQAKITTEIHGKTAHAGVAPEKGVSAITIAAKAVAKMPLGRIDEETTANIGRFEGGQATNIVADQAFVLAEARSLVPEKMDAQVEKMKTAFEEVANQMGGKAIVDVEIMYPGFKYGDGDQVVEIAKKAAKEIGREPKLLTSGGGSDANIIAGFNIPTVNLAVGYEEIHTTSERMPIKELTKLAEMVVAVVKEVAK
- a CDS encoding acyl-CoA carboxylase subunit beta — encoded protein: MTDIYKKINNLYDRRREAELGGGDERIQKQHEKGKLTARERIDLLVDPGSFVELNPFMEHRSTDFGLEKMKYPGDGVVTGYGKVNGRNIFLFSQDFTVFGGALGEMHAEKIAKAMDLAAKNGAPFIGLNDSGGARIQEGVVSLDGYGHVFYRNAIYSGVIPQISVIMGPCAGGAVYSPAITDFVFMVDHSSQMFITGPKVIETVTGESISSENLGGSKVHNVISGNAHFRAESENQVLKMVRKLLSYLPQNNQGKPTLIDSDAKEDLRPELAELVPFDAIRPYDVRSVINEIVDELSFFEVHKEFAKNIVVGFAKIRGEVIGLVCNQPKVMAGSLDINSSDKAARFIRFCDSFNIPIITFEDVSGFFPGIKQEHGGIIRHGAKILYAYSEATVPKITVILRKAYGGAYVALNSKAIGADLVYAWPNAEIGVMGPHGAANIIFARDIQNSENPESTRAERIEEYREKFANPYIAAARGMVDDVIDPRETRIKLIQALEMLRNKQEERPKKKHGNMPM
- the mce gene encoding methylmalonyl-CoA epimerase, which produces MFLYNKRGAVFVKSVDHIGIAVKSIEDTLPFYTKTLGLNCIAMEEVVSEQVRVAFLEAKNVKIELLESTNPTGAISKFIEKRGEGIHHIAFNVHSIEHRIDEIKEQGFRMLNDIPKQGAAGAMVAFMHPKSSHGVLYEFCEKKPLEGTGSD